The following nucleotide sequence is from Coffea eugenioides isolate CCC68of chromosome 10, Ceug_1.0, whole genome shotgun sequence.
GGTACCAACAGCTTTCACAGGTGACTTGACTTTTTGTTGCGGAGcctttttctgtttcttctcAAAAATCTTCTTCGCCGCCTCCTTTTGAAGCAGACCAGATTCCATCATCCTGGAATTACATAAATGATATAGAACAAGCCTATCAGTCAATCAATCAAAGTTTAGACCACATGGCGGCTGGAAAGACAGAGGTGGCTTAGCATATTGAACAATTACTGATACATAGAACATCTGTTAATTCTAGTGTAAATATGTATTCAGTTAAGTCCGCTATAACTTTCACCTCTATATGATAAAATGCTAAACAACATGCTTAAAGATTAAAGTACAATAAAGAGATTCAACTTTGCTTTTATCAGGTAATCAGAGATGGTGCCTAATCTCAAAAATGTGTCTAAGAAGCATGTTTGCTGCAAGCACCAAGACACTCCTAGCTGATCATATTTCACACCAACACATTCCTAGTGTATCACATATCACACTTCAAAGCCAAAAACTTTCAAATGGTGGACACGTAATGATCGCATCCAAAACTCATCAATCACTAATTAAAGACAAAATCAAGAATACAACTCCATCAAGTACAAACTATACGACGCAGAAGTTTAATCCCTATACTGAGCATATCAGAAAACTGTACCTCTCATAAATGCATAGTAAAAATATGCATTTACAAGACATTAGTTCCTTCAAGTTACCAGAACCTCCTCGGAATATCTAATATAAAAAGTGACGAATTGCTCTCAACTCCTAACAAACAAGAGCCTTTTCTTGCTCAAATTTTTCCAATGATGAGATTTCCAACTTAGATTTCATGAAAAACCAGGCATATACAAATAATGGGGGAACAGACATTGCACTACCTGAACAAATACTACAAAGGACAAAAAGGCAAGTAGCTTTCTCAATCTAAACAAGGTTGGtcctcttcctttcttctttcctttttcccccGGTAATATTGAGCAAAATTTTTTCTGCTAAATGAACCCTGAGTTATTTTATCTATTGGTGAACGCTAACCAAACAAAAAATCACTGCTTGGCTGACTCAATAAACTTTTCCTAGATGGCCTATAACTCAATAAGCTGCTCACTTAATAAGGCTATTTGGATGGGGCATAAAAAATGCTCCATAATGCTGCTGATCCTCATGTCTAAACCATAACAAAATCATCATCATGCCTGACATTTTGCTAGTGGTCATTTTTAAATCAAAACTACAAAATCATCCTTCTGCATAATGTACAAGTGCATCAAGCCATCTATTCACAATTTGTATAACAGAGTGTACACAAATGGAGTCTCAAGCAGAGAGCAGAAAATATCAATAGGTAGACCAACTTCATAACATAACAATTATCACTTGAGTTTGTTGTAAAAAGCTCTGAAATCTTCCATGAACGATGCTATTCTAAGTTGTCTCTCTTCGATAGCAAGAGATGGTTCATCAATTATTCCCAGACCATCCCAGTTTAATTTGGCCGAAAATGCAAGGCAGAGCCACTATCAGGCAATTGTCATTACTGGAAATTTAACTTGTAATCTTGCTAGGAGATAAATGATTTAGCTTGCCTGGATTTAAAACAGACCTCTAAAAGCATATCGCCCTCTCCTTTCTTATCACAATTTACACGTACTAGCtatatctttttccttttaggTGTTAATTTAGAGACCAAGGAATAGAGGCAGTGTACACCAAACAGACAATAAGAGCTACAAAAGACAATTAAAGAGTTCATGACAATTCCTTTAGACCTGCATTAAGACAAGTAGAATCGTTAGCCATGACAGCTCTCCAGCTGCCATTCTTGAAGTTGTAGTTGCAACAAACACGACGGCCTAAATCTTTTTGGAACAAACTACTAACAaaggtattaaaaaaaaaaaaaaaaaattacagagAAGCTTTGAGGGGGATATATCCATACCAGATTGCTGCCATTTCACTGTTTGGTACTTGCTTATATAAAGTCTCGTAGAAAATCCTTAATGGGTCTCTCTGCAAATGAAAAGATTATTTTGGTCAGTGCTACAAAATACCCCAAAACATAAACATGTATTTtcatataaaaggaaaaaaaaaagtacctcCTCCGGAGGTTCTCTCCTCTGACCAGGCAAATCATaaactttcttttctcttttcttagCTGTTTGCTCAGTTTCTTTAGCCTCCTTCTTCTTTGTCTCGTCctctttcttcctccttttctgCACCTTTGAACAAAATAACCCACACTATTAGGAGGAAAAAAAGATCGAGACAAAAAAGAACACCAACAAATATGTGTACTGAAAATCAACCTTATCAGAGGACTTGTTTGAGCTTTTCTTCGGAGGGCTCTGCTCAAAATCTTCATCTGCTTCTTCTTTCTTCACTCTCTTAGTTCTGGCTTTGGCTTCTTTTTGGGTGGCATTGTTGGGCTTTTTCTTCTTAAGGGAATCCAAAGTCTCTTCATCTTCGTCTTTAACCCTCTCCTTCTTCACTGTTTTTGCATCCTCGGATGGCATTTTCGCCCAATAATTACTGCCAGAGGGATATTTTGCCGGTTAGCTTGATGCCTGAGAAGGGAATGCTTGACCAGGTGAAGCGAGGGGGTTTTCTTTTGGTTGGGTGGATTCCAAATTCAAGAACGGGAGCGCCCGGTTAATTCTTGTAATTTCTCTCACGGGTCGGGTTGATTTGCAGCTCTACAAACTGGAAATTAGTGGCCCAAGGCAGTCCAACAGGCCCATTAGTCTATGATGAATGACATCATGGCAAGTACTGAAAGCTCAACTTTCTTTCCGAGCAGTAGTACTTGGGCATTTCAAGTTAGTCTAAACAAGCACTTCTATTTCCAATAGGCGTGACCTTGATGAAGCCTCACACCGAGTCCACACAAGCTTCTCACCGTGGCCCAAATTTATgtaatttgatttatttatttataaaattcaaatttttaacgagcaaaagaaaaaactcGTTAAAAATGCATTAAACCTCTGTGAACTTTAACTCCAATTATTTCATCCCATAAACTTCTTCAATAGGCACTTAATTCCTCCTTTCTGATCTGTTGGACAAAGGTGtctgaggatgctcacctcggccgcCCCGCATGTCCGAGGTGACCTCACCTCGTCCGACATCAGAGCTCACCCGTGCCTCGGGCATATCCCTTAAGCTCGGCCGGATCCCTAGTCTACCGTgtaggtgacctcggcacctCCACCTCAGCCGCACGCGGATGAGGCAAGTCACCTGACATCATCCGGgatcagtgctttatctgaaaagcactgtcgcACTTAATGACTACTGCAAAGGACTCCTCGTCACCCTgtccaggcggctacagtgtcagagtcaggccCCCTGACAGggaacagagccgtaatggcagggcatgggtcccaccgacataagacctccgtcctgccctccactctcgctctataaataccccacacactcCAACAAGTAAGCATACACTGTTCATTTGCTCATACTCTAGCAttttctcgttctcatactaacttaatcgtcggagtgataccaggggagaagccccgccattcacttcggacaagGAGGTCGACTTCGGACACACGAATTCACCTCACCTCCTCTCAGAGAGGACTGATTCAGGTCGGCTTACAtatccaccaaaaatcacctcttcaattggcgccgtctgtgggaacgagaTTACTGCTAAAATGAGATCCACGCGCTCCAGAAGCGGAAGAGTTCCCTCAACTGGGGCTGGGCAGACATCCGGAGCCCAGCAAGATCGTATCTCTGAGGAACATGGGTCCCAAAGGACCCAGCCCAACAATGAGGAGGCCATCGCCAAGATGGCCGAGTTTGTCACGGACAACCCCAACATCTTTGAGGAACTAGGAAGGTACCTCAAGAggcagggaaaagaaaaagccgaGTCTTCCAAGAGGAGACCAACGAAGTCCCCTGAAGTGCCCTCAGGCGAGGACTCCGAAGATGGGCGTCTATCTCGGAGCACCTCCAGGCGAGTCTCATCCAAGGCAACCTCCAAGATTGCCTCCATCTCCCGAGCATTTTCTCGGGGACTACTGGGAAAACGAGCCGAGGACCCACCTCGGCGTCCCGGAGGCCTAGCTTCTGACTACATGAGGGCTCCGCCCTTCACTGATGACATCAATGGGGAGATGGTGCCCCCAAACTTTaagcttccaaatttgcacACCTACGACGGCCGAGGTGACCCCGAGGATCACCTTCGCGCCTTCATCTCCGCATTCCGACTCTACTGCGTCCCCGACGCCGTGATCTGTCGGGCTTTCCCCATCTTCCTGCACGGGACCGCCCGGAAGTGGTTCTGGAGTTTAGAACCGGGGAGCATTTCCTCCCTGGATGAGCTGATAGACCGGTTCATCCACCGCTTTGTGTCGTCTCGACCAATAACAAAGACTTCAGCTTACCTCTTGAACCTGCAACAGGGTCAGGGCGAGTCACTTCGCTCGTACGCCCAAAGGTTCAACGAGGAGAATGTACAGATACCTGACCAGAACGAGCAAGTAACTATTGCTGCCTTCACCAACGGGTTAGTAGCAGGGATCTTTAACACCGAAATCCATCGGCAGTACCCCCGTACACTCCGGGAGCTCTGGGAAAGAGTGGACCAGGGAATCCGAAGCGAAGATGTAAATCGCATGAAGCGAGAAGCCCAAGCATCTCGTACGGGGCAAGATCCCCGGAGGAGGAAAGACACTGGCCGAGGTGAACCAGGCCCAAGTGGCACTTCAAACCAACCCCGAGACCGCCGAAGTGTCTTCGACCGGATCGTGAAAGGCAGATTGTCCACCTCGGACGCCGAGCTGACGCCCCTCAATTCGAGCCGGACCCACGTCCTGGCTGTGATGAGGCAGAATCACCTCGGCCGCAACCCTCCCGAAATTCCGGGGAGGAGAGATAAGAGGAACTCGAACCTCTACTGTGCCTACCACCGTGATGTAGGGCACGAGACTGAAGACTGCAACGACCTAAAGCGGGAAATCGAAAATTTGATCCGGCAAGGATACCTGAAGCAATTCGTCCGCAAGGATGGAGGCTTCAACCGAAGCGTCTCCCACCGGGAGAACCGAGGCCCTCGCCGCGACGACCGACGGGACACGAACATGCATTGCCGAGGTCCCGAAAACCGTAGGGAGGACAAGCAGCCCCCACGCGATGGCTCACCGGGCTACGGCCCCAACATCGCCGGGGTGATCAACACCATCGCGGGAGGACCAACGGGAGGAGACAGCCAGAACTCCCGGAAGCGGACCTACCGCCAGGCCGAGATGGAGGTGGCCGAGCCGAGCTCTCGGCTGTCCGAGGTCATCACCTACGGTCCCGCTGACCCCGTTCCTGCGGCCTCCAGCAATCATGAagctcttgtgattgaagtccTCACCAACAACTACGTAGTCAAAAAGGTCTACGTAGACCCCGGAAGCTCGGTAGACGTCTTGTACTACCGGACTTTcgaaagtttgaaactgaccaAGGAGCAACTCACTCCTGTCAGGACTCCCCTCGTGGGATTCGGGGGACACGTCGTCCACCCGGAAGGCATGTTGACCCTGGTGGTAACAATCGGGCGTCATCCACGCTGCCGAACTGTGCCTGTCAGTTTTGCGGTGGTCAAAGCAGACTCCCCCTACAATATGCTGATAGGCCGGCCCACGCTCAATGCCTTGAGAGCCGTATACTCCACCTACCACCTGAGCTTTAAATTTCCAACCTCTGCGGGGGTGGCCGAGGTAAGCAGCGATGTGGGCGCCGCCCGGGAATGCTACCTCGCCACCATTCAAGCAGCAGTCACCCCCCGGCCCTCACCGAGGTCAGAAGAAAAGAGGCCAGCGGTCCTCTCCATAGACTGCATCGACCCTCGGAAGGCAGAAGAGCCCAACAGGCTGGAGCCCGGGGATGAGGTGGAACTGGTGGTAGTGGATGAAGCGAAACCTGACCAAGTGGTCCAAGTAGGGGCTGGACTACCCTCACccctgaaagaagaaatgatctCCCTGATCAAAGACCACCGAGACGTCTTCGCGTGGTCCGCGGATGAAGTGGTCGGAGTGCCACCCGAGCTCATGACTCACCAACTCAACGTTGACCCGCAGGCCCGACCTGTGCGACAGAAACGAAGGCACTTCGGCCCCGAACGTAGCCAAGCCATATCGGATGAGGTCGACAAGCTCTTGCCGGCCAAGATGATCCACGAGGTCCAATATCCCACCTGGCTGTCCAATCCAGTCATGGTAAAAAAGGACACCGGGGGATGGAGAATGTGTGTCGACTTCACCGACCTCAACAAGgcctgccccaaagattgctatcCTCTGCCAAGGATAGACGCCCTCGTCGACGCGGCGATGGGGTATGAAATCCTCTGCTTCCTAGATGCCTTCAAAGGGTATCATCAAATAGGAATGAGTGAGGAGGACCAAGAGAAAACGGCGTTCTACACCGAACGAGGTACTTATTGTTACACTACCATGCCCTTCGGGCTAAAGAACGCCGGGGCGACCTACCAAAGGCTGATCAACCGACTCTTCCAGAATCAGATCGGCCGCAATGTGGAGGCCTATGTGGATGACATCCTCGTTAAAAGCCTCGCCACTTCATCCTTTCTGTCAGACGTGAGGGAAGTCTTTGGTGTCCTGCGAGACTCGAGGATGAAGCTGAATCCCAAGAAGTGCGTCTTCGGCGTCACCTCGGGAAAATTCTTGGGGTATCTGGTTTCCCACCGGGGAATCGAGGCCAACCCCGACAAAGTGAAAGCCATTCAGGACATGTCCCCACCTCGGAACATCCGAGAAGTCCAACGGCTGAATGGACGCCTGGCCGCGCTGAATCGCTTCCTGTCCCAATCAGCCGAGAAAGCTCTGCCTTTCTTTAAGGTGCTGAAGAATGCTGACCAGTTCGCCTGGACTGAGGAGTGTCAGGCTGCTTTCGACCAGCTGAAGCAGTACTTGCATCACCTACCAACACTCGCTTCACCTCGGCCCGAGGAGAagctctacctctacctctccGCAGCCGACGAGGCTGTCAGCGCTGTGCTCATCCGAGATGAGGGCACCCAAGTGCCGGTCTACTACGTCAGCCGAGCCCTCCGCGGGCCGGAGACCCGATACACGCAAGTGGAAAAACTTGTGCTGGGGCTCGTCCACGCAGCTCGGCGGTTGAAACCCTACTTCTTAGCCCATCCCATCTCGGTCAGGACCGACCAGCCCATTCGGCAAATATTGGTGCGACCCGAACTTCTGGTCGCCTCACCAAGTGGGCTGTCGAATTGGGAGAATATGACTTGTCCTACGAGCCACGCACCGCCATAAAAGCTCAAGCTTTAGCTGACTTCCTTGCTGAGCTCACCTTCACGGAAGGTCCAGAGTCCACCTCAGCCTTACCCGAGGTGTCCACCTCATCCCTGTGGACATTGTATGTCGATGGATCCTCTAATGGAGACGGCTGCGGAGCCGGACTGCTCCTGGAAGGACCTCAGGGGGAGGTTTGCTCTTACGCCCTCCGCTTTGACTTCCCGGCCACCAACAATGAAGCCGAGTACGAGGCTCTAATCGCTGGACTCCAGCTAGCCCGCAAGCTCGGCGCCCAGCAAATCCACGTCCGCAGTGACTCCCAACTCGTGGTACGCCAAGTTATTGGTGAGTACGAGGCCAAGGATGAGACCATGCAACGGTACCTctccaaagttcaccaactcACCGCGTACTTCAAGTCATTCGAAATCCAAAGGATCCCTCGGTCCCAGAATAAGCGAGCCGACGCCTTATCCCGGCTGGCTTCCACTTCATTCTCTGACCTCAACAAAACCGTCTTGGTGGAGGTCCTGAGTGAACCAGGGTACGTGGAAGAGGTGGCCTGCCCCGTGCACTCTGAAGAAACTTGGATGACCCCGTTCATCCTTTTCTTGGGTCAAGGAGTCCTTCCCGAAGACCGAGCTGAAGCAAGGAAGATACAACGCAAAGCCGCGCGGTATGCACTCCGCGATGGAGAACTATATAAGCGCTCCTACCTCGGCCCATGGTTGAGGTGTGTCACCCCCGAGGCAGGACGCGAGGTCCTCCACGAGATCCACGAGGGCCTATGTGGGGCTCACATCGGCCACAGGATGCTAGCTAAGAAAGCTATGCTCCTGGGATATTTCTGGCCATCACTTCGGCAAGACTCCCAGGACCTCGTTCTCGGCTGCCCTTCCTGCCAAGTCCACGCACCCGAGCGCCACCAGCCTTCAAACTTCATGGTCCCCATCACTTCACCCTGGCCGTTTGAGCAATGGGGGACAGACATCATAGGTCCCTTCCCCAAAGCCGTTGGGGGTTATACATTCTTAGTAACCGCTGTGGAttacttcaccaagtgggtCGAGACCGAGCCACTTCGGACCATCTCAGGGCTGgccattcaaaaattcttttggaagTGCATTATCTGCCGCTTCGGCATACCGCGGGTCATCATCTCGGACAATGGGAGACAGTTTGCCGAGAACCCGTTCAAGACTTGGTGCGAGAACCTCGGCATCAAACAACACTTCACTTCGGTAGGCCACCCCCAGGCCAATGGTCAAGCAGAAAACTTCAACCGGACTCTTCTACATGGTCTCAGGACCCGACTACACCGAGCTGGGTCATCTTGGGTGGAGGAACTCCCCAGTGTCCTGTGGTCGTATCGGACCANNNNNNNNNNNNNNNNNNNNNNNNNNNNNNNNNNNNNNNNNNNNNNNNNNNNNNNNNNNNNNNNNNNNNNNNNNNNNNNNNNNNNNNNNNNNNNNNNNNNNNNNNNNNNNNNNNNNNNNNNNNNNNNNNNNNNNNNNNNNNNNNNNNNNNNNNNNNNNNNNNNNNNNNNNNNNNNNNNNNNNNNNNNNNNNNNNNNNNNNNNNNNNNNNNNNNNNNNNNNNNNNNNNNNNNNNNNNNNNNNNNNNNNNNNNNNNNNNNNNNNNNNNNNNNNNNNNNNNNNNNNNNNNNNNNNNNNNNNNNNNNNNNNNNNNNNNNNNNNNNNNNNNNNNNNNNNNNNNNNNNNNNNNNNNNNNNNNNNNNNNNNNNNNNNNNNNNNNNNNNNNNNNNNNNNNNNNNNNNNNNNNNNNNNNNNNNNNNNNNNNNNNNNNNNNNNNNNNNNNNNNNNNNNNNNNNNNNNNNNNNNNNNNNNNNNNNNNNNNNNNNNNNNNNNNNNNNNNNNNNNNNNNNNNNNNNNNNNNNNNNNNNNNNNNNNNNNNNNNNNNNNNNNNNNNNNNNNNNNNNNNNNNNNNNNNNNNNNNNNNNNNNNNNNNNNNNNNNNNNNNNNNNNNNNNNNNNNNNNNNNNNNNNNNNNNNNNNNNNNNNNNNNNNNNNNNNNNNNNNNNNNNNNNNNNNNNNNNNNNNNNNNNNNNNNNNNNNNNNNNNNNNNNNNNNNNNNNNNNNNNNNNNNNNNNNNNNNNNNNNNNNNNNNNNNNNNNNNNNNNNNNNNNNNNNNNNNNNNNNNNNNNNNNNNNNNNNNNNNNNNNNNNNNNNNNNNNNNNNNNNNNNNNNNNNNNNNNNNNNNNNNNNNNNNNNNNNNNNNNNNNNNNNNNNNNNNNNNNNNNNNNNNNNNNNNNNNNNNNNNNNNNNNNNNNNNNNNNNNNNNNNNNNNNNNNNNNNNNNNNNNNNNNNNNNNNNNNNNNNNNNNNNNNNNNNNNNNNNNNNNNNNNNNNNNNNNNNNNNNNNNNNNNNNNNNNNNNNNNNNNNNNNNNNNNNNNNNNNNNNNNNNNNNNNNNNNNNNNNNNNNNNNNNNNNNNNNNNNNNNNNNNNNNNNNNNNNNNNNNNNNNNNNNNNNNNNNNNNNNNNNNNNNNNNNNNNNNNNNNNNNNNNNNNNNNNNNNNNNNNNNNNNNNNNNNNNNNNNNNNNNNNNNNNNNNNNNNNNNNNNNNNNNNNNNNNNNNNNNNNNNNNNNNNNNNNNNNNNNNNNNNNNNNNNNNNNNNNNNNNNNNNNNNNNNNNNNNNNNNNNNNNNNNNNNNNNNNNNNNNNNNNNNNNNNNNNNNNNNNNNNNNNNNNNNNNNNNNNNNNNNNNNNNNNNNNNNNNNNNNNNNNNNNNNNNNNNNNNNNNNNNNNNNNNNNNNNNNNNNNNNNNNNNNNNNNNNNNNNNNNNNNNNNNNNNNNNNNNNNNNNNNNNNNNNNNNNNNNNNNNNNNNNNNNNNNNNNNNNNNNNNNNNNNNNNNNNNNNNNNNNNNNNNNNNNNNNNNNNNNNNNNNNNNNNNNNNNNNNNNNNNNNNNNNNNNNNNNNNNNNNNNNNNNNNNNNNNNNNNNNNNNNNNNNNNNNNNNNNNNNNNNNNNNNNNNNNNNNNNNNNNNNNNNNNNNNNNNNNNNNNNNNNNNNNNNNNNNNNNNNNNNNNNNNNNNNNNNNNNNNNNNNNNNNNNNNNNNNNNNNNNNNNNNNNNNNNNNNNNNNNNNNNNNNNNNNNNNNNNNNNNNNNNNNNNNNNNNNNNNNNNNNNNNNNNNNNNNNNNNNNNNNNNNNNNNNNNNNNNNNNNNNNNNNNNNNNNNNNNNNNNNNNNNNNNNNNNNNNNNNNNNNNNNNNNNNNNNNNNNNNNNNNNNNNNNNNNNNNNNNNNNNNNNNNNNNNNNNNNNNNNNNNNNNNNNNNNNNNNNNNNNNNNNNNNNNNNNNNNNNNNNNNNNNNNNNNNNNNNNNNNNNNNNNNNNNNNNNNNNNNNNNNNNNNNNNNNNNNNNNNNNNNNNNNNNNNNNNNNNNNNNNNNNNNNNNNNNNNNNNNNNNNNNNNNNNNNNNNNNNNNNNNNNNNNNNNNNNNNNNNNNNNNNNNNNNNNNNNNNNNNNNNNNNNNNNNNNNNNNNNNNNNNNNNNNNNNNNNNNNNNNNNNNNNNNNNNNNNNNNNNNNNNNNNNNNNNNNNNNNNNNNNNNNNNNNNNNNNNNNNNNNNNNNNNNNNNNNNNNNNNNNNNNNNNNNNNNNNNNNNNNNNNNNNNNNNNNNNNNNNNNNNNNNNNNNNNNNNNNNNNNNNNNNNNNNNNNNNNNNNNNNNNNNNNNNNNNNNNNNNNNNNNNNNNNNNNNNNNNNNNNNNNNNNNNNNNNNNNNNNNNNNNNNNNNNNNNNNNNNNNNNNNNNNNNNNNNNNNNNNNNNNNNNNNNNNNNNNNNNNNNNNNNNNNNNNNNNNNNNNNNNNNNNNNNNNNNNNNNNNNNNNNNNNNNNNNNNNNNNNNNNNNNNNNNNNNNNNNNNNNNNNNNNNNNNNNNNNNNNNNNNNNNNNNNNNNNNNNNNNNNNNNNNNNNNNNNNNNNNNNNNNNNNNNNNNNNNNNNNNNNNNNNNNNNNNNNNNNNNNNNNNNNNNNNNNNNNNNNNNNNNNNNNNNNNNNNNNNNNNNNNNNNNNNNNNNNNNNNNNNNNNNNNNNNNNNNNNNNNNNNNNNNNNNNNNNNNNNNNNNNNNNNNNNNNNNNNNNNNNNNNNNNNNNNNNNNNNNNNNNNNNNNNNNNNNNNNNNNNNNNNNNNNNNNNNNNNNNNNNNNNNNNNNNNNNNNNNNNNNNNNNNNNNNNNNNNNNNNNNNNNNNNNNNNNNNNNNNNNNNNNNNNNNNNNNNNNNNNNNNNNNN
It contains:
- the LOC113749179 gene encoding transcriptional regulator ATRX homolog isoform X1, with the protein product MPSEDAKTVKKERVKDEDEETLDSLKKKKPNNATQKEAKARTKRVKKEEADEDFEQSPPKKSSNKSSDKVQKRRKKEDETKKKEAKETEQTAKKREKKVYDLPGQRREPPEERDPLRIFYETLYKQVPNSEMAAIWMMESGLLQKEAAKKIFEKKQKKAPQQKVKSPVKAVGTVKSKVDSVTIKRKTSSAVSTQKKRTLDSKVVSKQSKKCKIADSSSESGSDDDDFILKAKNSKKQKAG
- the LOC113749179 gene encoding protein pxr1-like isoform X2, encoding MPSEDAKTVKKERVKDEDEETLDSLKKKKPNNATQKEAKARTKRVKKEEADEDFEQSPPKKSSNKSSDKKRRKKEDETKKKEAKETEQTAKKREKKVYDLPGQRREPPEERDPLRIFYETLYKQVPNSEMAAIWMMESGLLQKEAAKKIFEKKQKKAPQQKVKSPVKAVGTVKSKVDSVTIKRKTSSAVSTQKKRTLDSKVVSKQSKKCKIADSSSESGSDDDDFILKAKNSKKQKAG